A portion of the Oreochromis niloticus isolate F11D_XX linkage group LG10, O_niloticus_UMD_NMBU, whole genome shotgun sequence genome contains these proteins:
- the LOC100699409 gene encoding pterin-4-alpha-carbinolamine dehydratase 2 isoform X2, with protein MSRVALQAEKMNHHPEWFNVYNKVQITLTTHDCGGLSKRDIKMAKFIDKISLSM; from the exons ATGTCACGGGTGGCTCTGCAGGCAGAGAAGATGAACCATCACCCAGAATGGTTCAATGTTTATAATAAG GTCCAAATTACACTGACTACACATGACTGTGGAGGGCTGTCAAAACGGGACATCAAAATGGCCAAATTTATTGACAAAATTTCACTTTCCAtgtag